The following are from one region of the Corylus avellana chromosome ca1, CavTom2PMs-1.0 genome:
- the LOC132186518 gene encoding putative disease resistance protein At3g14460 yields the protein MDLSVKEWLHNLKDVVYDAEDVLDEIATEALQCKLDAEFQTTATKVRNSISTFFNHFVKEIEPKIKELLEKLEYLARQKDDLGLREGVGGESSKRFITTSLVEESDIFGRDDDKEKIISLLVSDDASCNENLCVIPIVGMGGIGKTTLAQLVYKDKMVKEHFDLQAWVCVSDEFDVLKLTKTILEEVGSSANTDSNNLNLLQLTLNEKLVEKKFLLVLDDVWNENYVDWEMLSKPFKSGAPGSTVIVTTRNDDVASIMRTVPTHRLKTLLEEDCWSLFAKLAFLDGIFDARPELEVIGRQIVKKCEGLPLAAKAIGALLRSKLDVDEWENILKSELWDSPIDKTNILPALRLSYKYLSPQLKQCFAYCSIFPKDYVLEKDQVVLLWMAEGFLEETRNKGMEEVGEDYFLALASRSLFEQSSGNKSGLIMHDLVNDLAKFVSGQFTFRLEVDNSQEILNKTRHLSYLRKRYNNFKKFEALYKSTRLHTFLPLKLSPPDNIVCFLANRVPHDLLPNLRSLRVLSLSHHYNRIELPESIGKLKHLRYLNLSFTKIVRLPDSICKLCNLQTLNLLGCEGLSVLPRDVWKLVNLRHLDIIGTAIKEMPMQLSRLKCLRTLTKFIISKHSGACIEELGKLSNLRGKLSILKLQNVVSPEDALKACLKERKYLEELVLEWNALDTNISECQRFVLDNLRPHRNLKSLTINNYGAETFPDWIGHHSFLNIVSLRLENCRHCCNLPPLGQLPSLRYLSVVGFEEVVKVDREFYGSDSSSAKPFGALKVLRFEQMLKWEEWSSFGAENEGGPFPQLEELYISFCHKLTGELPIHLPSLAKLEILECPQLAASFPRAPLHELYLKNCNKVQLKELPTGLQKLKIEGFESLPQGLVDSNGCLQKLTIKKYMKLELPTHFSSLETLKLDNCDSLKSFPLDLFSKLYKINISGCTNLGSFTASEQHGRDLVTLHIHISNCPNFVSFPKEGIRAPNLKSFWVQKCESLRSLPEKMHILLPSLEKFAITDCPEVELLPKGGFPSNLQILNVEYCEKLFASRMEWGLQKLSSIRRLYIGSKSEDVVSFPEPGLMPSCLTSLSFYGFPNMKSLDKNGLQHLTSLQDLSVRHCPKLKYMPKEVLPASLSELNISNCPLLRKWWQSKKRKEQRKIPDVDNVLFDREVYIG from the coding sequence ATGGATCTTTCTGTGAAAGAGTGGCTTCATAACCTGAAAGATGTTGTCTACGATGCAGAAGACGTCCTAGATGAGATAGCCACTGAAGCCTTGCAGTGTAAGTTGGATGCTGAATTTCAAACCACTGCAACTAAGGTACGAAACTCCATCTCCacttttttcaatcattttgtcAAGGAGATAGAGCCTAAGATAAAAGAGCTACTTGAAAAACTAGAATATCTAGCAAGACAAAAGGATGATCTAGGTCTAAGAGAAGGCGTTGGAGGAGAATCATCAAAAAGATTTATCACGACTTCTTTGGTCGAAGAATCTGATATTTTTGGTAGGGATGatgataaggaaaaaataataagtttATTGGTCTCAGATGATGCATCTTGCAATGAAAATTTGTGTGTGATTCCCATAGTCGGCATGGGAGGAATTGGCAAGACCACCCTTGCTCAACTAGTATATAAGGACAAGATGGTGAAGGAGCATTTTGACCTTCAAGCATGGGTTTGTGTTTCGGATGAATTTGACGTGTTAAAGCTTACGAAAACAATTTTAGAAGAAGTAGGTTCGTCTGCTAATACTGATAGtaataatctaaatttgcttcAACTTACACTAAATGAGAAATTGGTGGAGAAGAAATTTCTACTAGTTCTAGATGATGTTTGGAATGAGAATTATGTTGATTGGGAGATGTTAAGTAAGCCATTTAAATCTGGGGCACCTGGAAGCACGGTCATTGTAACTACACGCAATGACGATGTTGCATCAATCATGCGCACTGTTCCAACTCATCGTCTAAAGACGTTACTGGAAGAAGATTGTTGGTCACTATTTGCAAAACTTGCATTCCTCGATGGCATATTTGATGCACGTCCAGAGCTAGAAGTAATTGGTAGACAAATTGTGAAAAAGTGTGAAGGCCTACCTTTAGCGGCCAAGGCAATTGGGGCTCTCTTGCGATCTAAACTAGATGTGGATGAATGGGAGAATATATTGAAGAGCGAACTATGGGATTCACCAATTGACAAAACAAACATTCTTCCTGCTCTAAGATTAAGTTACAAATATCTTTCCCCACAATTAAAGCAATGTTTTGCTTATTGTTCAATATTTCCCAAGGAttatgttttagaaaaagatcAAGTAGTCTTATTATGGATGGCAGAAGGTTTCTTAGAAGAAACTAGAAACAAAGGAATGGAAGAGGTTGGTGAAGACTACTTCCTTGCTTTGGCATCAAGATCATTGTTTGAACAATCAAGTGGCAACAAATCAGGTCTTATAATGCATGATCTTGTCAACGACTTGGCAAAATTTGTTTCTGGACAATTTACCTTTAGACTGGAGGTTGACAATTCTCAAGAAATTTTGAACAAGACTCGCCATTTGTCATATTTAAGAAAACGATATAACAACTTTAAGAAGTTTGAGGCACTTTACAAGTCTACTCGATTGCACACATTCTTGCCATTAAAGTTGTCGCCACCGGATAATATCGTCTGCTTCTTAGCTAATAGAGTACCACATGACTTATTGCCAAATCTAAGGTCATTGCGGGTGCTCTCTCTATCTCACCATTATAATAGGATTGAGCTGCCCGAATCAATTGGCAAACTTAAGCATTTACGTTATTTGAACCTTTCTTTCACTAAAATTGTAAGGTTGCCTGATTCCATATGTAAGTTGTGCAATTTGCAAACATTGAATTTATTAGGTTGTGAAGGTCTTTCTGTATTACCGAGAGATGTGTGGAAACTCGTTAATTTACGTCATCTTGATATTATTGGAACTGCCATAAAGGAGATGCCAATGCAGTTGAGTAGACTAAAATGCCTACGAACATTAACTAAATTTATCATCAGCAAACATAGTGGGGCTTGCATTGAAGAACTGggaaaactttcaaatctcCGAGGAAAGCTTTCTATTTTAAAGCTCCAAAATGTTGTATCTCCTGAGGATGCTTTGAAAGCATGCTTGAAAGAAAGGAAGTACCTTGAGGAGTTGGTGTTGGAATGGAATGCATTAGATACTAATATTTCAGAATGTCAAAGATTTGTACTTGACAATCTTCGGCCTCATCGTAACTTGAAAAGTCTCACTATCAACAACTATGGCGCTGAAACTTTTCCAGATTGGATAGGGCATCATTCATTCCTTAATATAGTGTCCCTTCGCTTAGAAAACTGTAGACATTGTTGTAACTTGCCACCACTTGGGCAACTACCCTCTTTGAGGTACCTCTCTGTTGTTGGGTTTGAAGAAGTAGTTAAAGTGGATCGTGAGTTTTATGGGAGCGATTCTTCATCGGCTAAGCCATTTGGAGCCTTGAAAGTTCTAAGGTTCGAGCAAATGTTGAAGTGGGAGGAATGGTCTTCTTTTGGTGCTGAAAACGAAGGCGGACCTTTTCCTCAACTTGAGGAGCTTTATATTAGTTTCTGCCACAAGCTAACCGGAGAGCTGCCcatccatcttccttctttagcCAAACTTGAGATTTTGGAATGTCCGCAGTTGGCTGCCTCATTCCCAAGGGCTCCTTTGCACgaattgtatttaaaaaattgtaataaggTTCAGTTAAAGGAATTGCCAACCGGACTGCAGAAGCTCAAAATTGAAGGATTTGAGTCTCTTCCCCAAGGACTGGTGGACTCCAACGGCTGCCTTCAAAAGTTAACAATCAAAAAGTATATGAAGTTAGAGCTCCCAACACACTTTTCGTCCCTTGAAACGTTGAAGTTGGACAATTGTGATTCCCTCAAGTCATTTCCATTAGATTTATTCTCAAAGCTTTATAAAATCAACATCTCTGGGTGTACGAATCTGGGATCATTTACAGCTTCAGAACAACATGGACGTGATTTAGTGACCTTGCATATTCACATTAGCAATTGCCCGaattttgtatcttttccaAAAGAAGGAATTCGTGCCCCCAACCTTAAATCCTTTTGGGTACAAAAATGTGAAAGTCTGAGGTCACTGCCAGAGAAGATGCATATACTCCTCCCTTCTCTTGAAAAATTTGCTATAACCGATTGTCCAGAAGTTGAATTGTTACCTAAAGGGGGCTTTCCTTCCAATCTGCAAATTCTTAACGTTGAGTACTGTGAGAAACTCTTTGCTAGTCGGATGGAATGGGGTTTGCAAAAACTTTCGTCTATTAGACGTTTGTATATCGGTAGCAAATCTGAAGATGTGGTGTCTTTTCCAGAGCCAGGGTTGATGCCTTCTTGTTTGACTTCTCTTTCGTTCTATGGATTTCCAAATATGAAATCTTTGGACAAGAATGGGCTTCAGCACCTCACCTCTCTTCAAGACTTGTCTGTCAGGCACTGCCCTAAGCTCAAGTACATGCCCAAAGAGGTGTTGCCTGCCTCCCTTTCTGAATTAAATATCTCTAACTGCCCGTTGTTAAGGAAGTGGTGGCAAAGCAAGAAACGAAAAGAACAACGAAAGATTCCCGACGTCGATAACGTACTTTTTGATCGGGAAGTTTATATTGGATGA